DNA from Parageobacillus thermoglucosidasius:
TGTTTCTGCCATACTGCCCTTTGTATGTTTTAGGTCTTTTTTGCTTTTTTAAAAAATAAAAGAGAGGGGTTCACAAATGAATTACGAACACATCGCAAAACAACTCATTTCGTTGTTAGGCGGAAAAGAGAATCTCATCAGCGCCGCCCATTGTGCGACAAGGCTACGCTTAGTGTTAAAAGACGACAAGAAAGCGGACACAAAAGCGATCGAGAGCATTGAAGGGGTAAAAGGAGCATTTTCCAGTTCCGGGCAATATCAAATTATTTTCGGTACTGGTGTTGTCAATAAAGTGTACGACGCATTTGTAAAAGAAGCGGGATTGCAACATATAAGTACAGCTGTTCATCAAGAAGCAATCAAGCAAAAAATGAATCCATTAGCACGATTGGCGAAAACGTTATCAAACATTTTTGTTCCGATTATCCCTGCGATTGTTGCTAGCGGTCTGTTGATGGGACTATTAGGAATGATGAAAGCGTTCAAATGGGTTGCGCCTGATAGCCCGTGGTATGTGTTGCTTGATATGTTTTCGAGTGCGGCGTTTATCATTTTGCCGATCTTAATTGGTTTTAGTGCGGCGAAAGAGTTTGGTGGCACCCCATTTTTAGGGGCGGTCATCGGTGGGATTATGACACATCCCGCGCTGTTGAATCCTTGGGGATTGGCAGAAGCCAAGCCAGAGTATATGCATTTTCTCGGTTTTGATATTGCTATGGTTGGTTATCAAGGGACCGTCATTCCGATTTTGCTGGCTACTTATGTGATGTGTAAAATCGAGCGCGGATTACGGAAAATCGTGCCTCACGCGGTCAGTTTGCTTGTTGTTCCATTTGTGACGGTCATTTTCACTGGATTTATTACCATTTTAGCCATCGGCCCATTGGGCAACTTGCTTGGTGATGGAATTACGACAGTGCTTAACTTTATTTACCATTATGGCGGGGCGCTTGCTGGGCTTGTTTTCGGCGGCTTGTATTCTATGATTGTCATTACTGGTGTGCATCATAGTTTCCATGCAATCGAAGCCAACTTATTGGCGAAACTTGGCGTCAACTATTTATTGCCGATTTGGTCGATGGCCAATGTTGCACAGGGCGGGGCAGGGCTGGCCGTATTTGTGAAAGCGAAGCGAGCGAAAACAAAAGAAGTGGCTCTTCCATCTGCATTATCAGCTTTTCTTGGAATTACTGAACCGGTAATTTTCGGGGTGAACTTAAAATACCGTAAGCCATTTATTGCTGCGGCTATCGGCGGTGCGTTAGGAGGAGCGTATGTTGTATTTACAAACGTTGTTGCGAACGCCTACGGGTTAACGGGCATTCCGATGATTGCCATCGTCGCCCCGGAAGGAATGCAAAATTTAGTCAACTATTTAGTCGGGTTTGCAATTGCGGTAGTTTCTGCGTTTATTGCAACATTATTGCTTGGATTTCGCGAAGAAGAATGATTCAGTCATGCCTGATTCGCTGCGACAGAGGTGAGCAAAAATGAAATCGGAAAAAGAACAACAACTGATCGAACAAGCATATGCCGAAATGAAAAAATATCGAGACATGGTAGAAAAAGACTATTACCGCCTTCATTATCATTTAATGCCGCCGGTCGGGCTAATGAATGACCCGAACGGCTTGATTCATTGGAACGGCGTTTACCATGTGTTTTATCAATGGATGCCGTTTCATACTGGGCATGGCGCGAAATTTTGGGGGCACTATACATCTTGTGACCTTGTTCATTGGAAACAAGAAAAAATTGCGCTTGCCCCAAGTGAATGGTTTGACAAAAACGGATGCTATTCGGGAAGCGCCATTGACAATGATGGTGTATTGACATTATTTTATACAGGAAATGTGAAAGATGAATATGGAAACCGCCAGACGTACCAATGTATGGCTATGTCGAAAAACGGTATTGATTTTGAGAAAAAAGGAGTTGTTGTAACGCTTCCTGACGGCTATACGGCGCATTTCCGTGATCCGAAAGTTTGGAAAAAAGACAAAAATTGGTACATGATTGTCGGGGCTCAAAGCAACAGTTTGGATGGACGAGCGGTGTTATTTCGCTCAAAAAATCTTTTTGACTGGGAATATCTTGGTGCGATTGCCGGAGGAAATTTGAATCAATTAGGCGATTTTGGCTACATGTGGGAATGTCCTGATTTATTTGAATTGGACGGACAAGAAGTGCTCCTTGTTTGTCCGCAAGGGTTAAAAGCAGAAGGAATGAAATATCATAACGTGCATCAGTCTGGTTATTTTGTCGGGTGCCTTGATTACGAAACGGCCCAATTTTTTCACGGAGCGTTTACCGAATTAGACCGCGGCTTTGAATTTTATGCTCCACAAACGATGCTTGATGAAAAAGGAAGACGAATTTTAATCGCTTGGATGGGAGTTCCTGATCAAGATGAGGATAAGCATCCGACCGTTGCGCATCGCTGGGTTCATGCGCTCACATTGCCGCGTGAACTAAAACTGAAAGATGGTAAAATATATCAGAAACCAGTGGAAGAGTTGCAAATGCTGCGTAAGGATAAAATTGCATATTCTGGTGTCACAATCGCAAACGAAGAAATAATGTTAGAAGGAATCAACGGGGATGTGATCGAGCTTTATTTAGAAAACATTCATCTATTAGGAGACATGGAGATTGTTATTCGTAGCGAGGTACGCCTTATTTACCATAGCGGTGAACGTGTGTTGACATTAGAACGCAAAAGTTTTGCCAACGGGCTGACCGAAAAAAGGCAATGTTATTTGGAATATTTGCATTCGTTGCACATGTTTTTAGACACTTCCTCAATCGAAGTATTTGTAAATGGAGGAGAAGAAGTATTTACGGCACGGTTCTTTCCACATAAAAACAATCAAACGATTTCGTTTGCTGCCAATGGACAGCTTGTTTTTGACATTGAAAAATGGAGTTTGTAACACCGCATACGCCGTCGGTTGCGGTGTTGTTTTTTGCTAAAATAAGGGAGGAAGATATATTCAAAATGGGGGATTGAAATGAAATGGCAGACGCCACAACAATTGAAACAATTGCTTTGCCGTTTAGTCGAATATCCAAGCATCAGCGGGACGGAAGCGGAAATATCGATTGCGAAATTTATCGCAGAACAGTTGCGCGCCATTGATTATTTCCGAGGAAATAATGAGTTTGTACAATTGCATCCGACCGGAGATGGGCGCTATTTTGTTACCGCGCTTGTGAAAAAAGCGGAACAAGTGCGCGATACTGTCGTTCTCATCAGCCATTTTGATGTGGTCGATGTACAAGATTACGGAATGTGGAAGGACGCTGCGTTTTCGCCAGAGGAGCTGACGAAACGGTTTTACGAGCAGAAACAGCAGCTTCCTTCTAGCGTGCAAGCGGATCTCGAAAAAGGAGAATGGCTGTTTGGCCGCGGTGTGATGGATATGAAATGCGGGCTTGCTCTCCATATGTCGCTGATCGAGCAAGCATGCCACGGAGCGTTTGCCGGGAATTTACTTCTCCTTACTGTGCCGGATGAGGAAGCAAATTCAGTGGGAATGCGCGCGGCTGCGCCAGTGCTCGTGGAAATGGCAGAGAAATATGAGCTGACTTACCGGCTTGTCATCAATTCTGAACCGATGTTTGCGCGCTATCCGGGGGACAAAACGAATTACATTTACACCGGATCGATCGGGAAAGCGTTGCCGGGCTTTTATTGTTACGGAAAAGAAACGCATGTCGGCGAGCCGTTCGCGGGACTAAATGCTAATTTCATGGTGGCGCAAATTGCAAGCGAATTAGAGCTTAATACCGATTTTTGCGAAGTATTCGACGGGGAAGCCAGCCCGCCTCCGACTAGTTTATTGCAGACGGATTTAAAAGAAGAATATTCCGTGCAAATACCGCATCGCGCTGTGGCGCTATTTAATTTATTTTTGCAACAAAAACCGCTCGATGACGTGACGGATTCGTTAATTGCGGCCGCAAAGCGGGCGGCGAAGCGCATTGAAAAGCATTATGACAGCGAGGCGTCCCGTTTTGCGAAATTCGAAACATCAGTGCCGAAACCAATATTGATCAACGTATTTACTTTTGCGGAATTAAGAAAGAAAGCAGTGGACATGTTTGGCTCCAAAAAAGTCGAACAGCTTGAAGCAAGCGTGCTATCGATGGAAGCGGCGAAGGACGACCGGGAGAAAACGATCACGCTAGTCGACCGGCTCGCCATGCTTTGTAAAGATTTCGCGCCGATGATTGTGTTGTTTTATGCGCCTCCATATTACCCGGCTGTCAGCTCCGGCAGCGATCCGTTTGTTCAGCGCCTTGTTGCGAAGCTGCAAAAATACGCGCAAGAAAAACATGGCATTTTGCTTGTCCGACAACATTATTTTCCTGGAATTTCTGATTTAAGCTATGTCGGCTTGCAGCAATCTTTCGCTTCTCTACAAACGCTTACCGAAAATATGCCGATATGGGATTGCGGCTATCAGCTGCCGCTTGATGCACTGGCAAAATGGGACGTTCCAATGCTCAACATCGGGCCGATCGGGCGTGACGCCCACCAATGGACGGAACGCCTTAACGTTCGATTTGCGTTTAAGGAGCTAAAAGAGTGGCTGGAATATATAGTTGGCGAGACATTTGTAAAATAAAGAAGGACAGAGCCGTGAGAGGATAGGCAGGTTAATGCGCCTATCTTTTTTTATGGATAAAGTAGCGGTTCAATAAGATCCATAACGTGCAGATTGACGAAATAACAGCGGTCTTTTATATCTTAACATAAGATTATATCTTATGTTAAGATATATTTGAATAACAGGAGGGGGAACGGATGCAGATTGATGATGTTATTGAAATGATTAACGAGCAATGGACAGATATTTATTACTTATTACATTATGTTCATGAAGATCATATTACACACCAAGCGGTTCGTTTGTTGCAGTACATAGAAAAAAACAAAGAAGCAACGATTGGCGATTTAGCAAAACATTTAGCTGTCTCGCATAATACTGCTTCAGAGCATATAAAGAGGCTAATAAAAAAAGGACTGGTTGTGAAAAGAAGAAGCAGTGTAGATGAGAGAAAAGTGTTCGTTGTATTAACCGAGGAAGGGAGACGGGTATTATACCGGCATACCCGGTTGGACAAAGACAAACTGAAAAAAATTTTTAAGCAACTGGATCCATTGGATATCGAACTTATACAAAAGGCATTTTCTATTCTTAGCGAGGGAGCGAGAAAATGTTTGCGCTAGTCAAGATCGTTGTTTCCGCTATTATAATTGGCGGCGTCACAGAAGCGGCTCGGAGATATCCAGCCTTTGGCGGCGTTATCGCGGCATTGCCGTTAGTCAGCTTATTGAGTTTATTTTGGCTATATTTTCAAGGAGAAGAAATCCGCATTTTGAGCAAATTTATTGATGGAGTGTTGTGGGGGTTACCGGCAACCGCTTTTTTATTGTTCGTTATCGGCTTATGTTTCAAAGCTTCTTTTCCGTTCAGTTTATCCGTCGCGCTTGGGATAGTCGGTTGGGGAATGTTTCTCATGATACAAAACATTCTTTTCAAAAATATGTAAAGTTCATATGGCAATTGCACACTTTTATTGAATCATTCCGCAAAACCTCCTATAATGATAGAAAACATGTCTTTACACTTGTTAAAATAGGAGGATTTACATGAGTCGACAAACAATTTCGCAGCGGAAGCTGTTAGGAGTCGCCGGGCTTGGCTGGATGTTTGACGCGATGGATGTGGGCATGCTGTCGTTTATTATCGCGGCATTGCAAAAAGATTGGGGCTTAAGCGCCAAGCAAATGGGATGGATCGGGAGCGTCAATTCAATCGGCATGGCAGCCGGCGCGCTGTTATTCGGCTTGTTAGCCGACCGCATCGGCAGAAAAAACGTGTTTATTATCACCCTGTTATTATTTTCAATCGGAAGCGGTCTATCCGCTTTAACGACGACACTGGCGGCGTTTTTAGTTTTGCGCTTTCTCATAGGCATGGGTTTAGGTGGAGAACTGCCGGTTGCTTCGACGCTTGTATCGGAAAGCGTGCCGGCGCACGAACGCGGAAAAGCTGTTGTGTTGCTTGAAAGCTTTTGGGCAGTCGGCTGGCTGTTGTCCGCGTTCATTTCGTATTTTGTCATTCCAACATACGGTTGGCAAACAGCGCTATTGCTTGCGACGATTCCGGCGTTATACGCTCTGTATTTGCGATGGGGGCTGCCTGATTCGCCAAGGTTTACGAGCGCGCATAAAGAAAAAACAGTGTGGAATAACATTGCCAAAGTTTGGTCATCTGCTTACCGGAAAGAAACGTTCATGCTTTGGGTGCTTTGGTTTTGCGTTGTATTTTCCTACTATGGCATGTTTTTATGGCTGCCAAGTGTAATGGTCATGAAAGGGTTTAGTTTAATTAAAAGTTTCGAGTATGTCTTGCTTATGACGCTGGCGCAGCTGCCCGGTTATTTTAGCGCCGCGTGGCTTATTGAGCGGATGGGGCGGAAATTTGTGCTCATCACGTATTTGATCGGTACGGCTGTGAGCGCCTATTTCTTTGGCAATGCTGATTCGCTTGCATTATTGATGACTTCGGGAATTTTATTGTCGTTTTTTAATCTTGGCGCATGGGGGGCGTTATACGCCTATACGCCAGAGCTTTACCCGACTTCGGTTCGCGGCACGGGGGCCGGGATGGCAGCGGCGTTTGGACGTATCGGCGGCGTTTTAGGCCCGCTTTTCGTCGGCTATTTTGTCGGCAATGGCCTCACCGTCACGGCCATTTTTGCGGTTTTTTGCCTTTCCATTTTCGTCGGTGTGATCGCGGTATGGGCGCTGGGAAAAGAGACGAAACAGCGGGAATTGGCATAAATATTTGACAAAACGGAGAAGGAGCTATACCTTTAGGATAATTGCTCCTTCTTTTTTATGTATGCAAGAGAGGCGGTGAGTGAACCACTTGAATTCGTTTGTGTCTGTTGTCATTCCGACATACAATCGCCCGTACCCGCTTGCGGAATTATTGGAATCGCTGAACAGGCAGACATACCATCATTTTGAAGTGGTCGTTGTCAATGATGGGGGCGAGCGCGTTGACGATATTATTGCGTTATATCCGGAACTCGATGTTCATCTTATCCACTGCCGCGGCAATGTCGGACATGTCGAGGCGAGAAATATCGGTGTCAAGGCGGCAAAAGGGGAACTTATTATGCTTTGCGACGATGACGATTTGTTGCTTCCTTGCCATATGGAGCAAATGGTTGCGGAAATTAGCGATGTCGATTTCGTTTACTCGGATGTCGAAATTTTTCATTACCGGACGGAAAACGGGCAGCGCATCCCGACAGACCGCTTTTTATTCGCTTATGAATATGACCGGGAAGCGATGCGGAAATTTTCCACATATGTTCCGTCCGGAAGTTTATATCGCAAATTGATTCATGATCATATCGGCTATTTTGATCCGGGTGTTCACCATTATTGGGACTGGGACTTCTTTTTGCGCGTTTCCGGGTCGTTTCGCGTCAAACGTGTCGCGACAGCGAGCGTGTTATACGCTTTTTCCGATGCCGGGAATAACTTGTCGCGGCGGATGGACGACAAACGGAGAATGTATTTAAACAGGCTAAGCGAAAAGCACGGGCTCGGGAATTTGCCAATGAAAAACTTTTGGCTGCTCCTTGACGAACCGGAAGTGAAAAAACGAAGGGCAGAAAGCAAGATCGTTTGGGACGGGGAGCCGATCATATCGAGACTGTGGCATTTGAAACACCATTCGTAAAAAATGTTTTCAAGCATTGACGAGCGTTTTTCCATTTTGCTATTATAAATAGCAAAATGGAATATGGCGTGACGATGATGGATCGATAGTAGTTAACCCTCTCTTCTGTAGCGAGCCGGGGACGGTGGAAGCCCGGTGAAGATGGTTAATGAAACGGCAGTCCGGAGTTGCTTTCCTGAAAAGCGGATGCGCTAGTCGCATCAACTAGGGTGGAACCGCGGGAGCCACGCTCTCGTCCCTAGGCAATAAGGCCTAGTGGCGAGAGCGTTTTTGTTTGTTATGAAAACGGAAAAGGAGGAAGCAGTCATGTCAGTGACAATGGAGCAAATCGTTGCTCACGCCAAACATCGCGGCTTTGTGTTTCCGGGCTCGGAAATTTACGGCGGCTTGGCCAACACATGGGATTACGGCCCGCTGGGAACGGAATTAAAAAACAACATTAAGCGGGCATGGTGGAAAAAGTTCGTTCAAGAATCGCCTTATAACGTCGGTTTGGATGCGGCGATTTTAATGAATCCAAAAACGTGGGAAGCATCTGGCCATTTAGGCAATTTCAATGATCCAATGATTGACTGTAAACAATGTAAAGCCCGCCATCGCGCGGACAAACTGATTGAAAGCGCGCTAGAAGAAAAGGGAATCGAAATGGTCGTCGATGGCCTTCCGTTTGAAAAAATGGAAGAGCTTATTAAAGAGCATAACATCGCTTGCCCGGAATGCGGCAGCCATGATTTTACGAACATTCGGCAATTTAACTTAATGTTTAAAACATATCAAGGAGTAACGGAATCAAGCGCGAACGAAATTTATCTCCGTCCGGAAACGGCGCAAGGCATTTTCGTGAATTTTAAAAACGTCCAGCGTACAATGCGGAAAAAGCTGCCGTTTGGCATTGCGCAAATCGGAAAAAGTTTCCGCAACGAAATTACGCCAGGGAACTTTACGTTCCGCACCCGCGAATTTGAACAAATGGAGCTGGAGTTTTTCTGCAAGCCCGGCGAGGAGCTGAAATGGTTTGATTACTGGAAGCAGTTTTGCAAGCAGTGGCTGCTGTCATTGGGCATGAAGGAAGAAAACATCCGCCTCCGCGACCATACGAAAGAAGAATTGTCGCACTACAGCAACGCCACAACCGATATCGAATACAAATTCCCGTTCGGCTGGGGCGAGCTATGGGGCATTGCCTCCCGCACAGATTACGATTTAAAACAACATATGGAATATTCTGGGGAAGATTTCCGCTATATTGACCAGGAAACGAACGAACGTTACATCCCTTATTGCATTGAGCCATCCCTTGGCGCAGACCGCGTGACGCTGGCGTTTATGATTGACGCCTATGACGAAGAAGAGCTGGAAGATGGTACGACGCGGACGGTGATGCGCCTGCATCCGGCGCTTGCCCCTTATAAAGCCGCTGTATTTCCATTATCGAAAAAATTGGCGGAAGGCGCGCGCAACATTTTTGCGGATTTGTCGAAACATTTTATGGTCGATTACGATGAGACTGGTTCGATCGGCAAACGCTATCGCCGCCAAGATGAAATCGGCACGCCATTCTGTATAACGTATGATTTTGATTCTGAACAAGACGGCATGGTGACAGTGCGCGACCGCGACACGATGGAACAAGTACGAATTCCGATTTCTCAGTTAAAAAGCTTTTTAGAGGAAAAAGTGCAATTTTAACCGGTGGAGAGAAGAGCGCCTTTGCTTGGATAAGGCGCTCTTTCTTTTTATACTATGGAAATCGGAAAATGCCGATAATGTCAATGGATCACCATATTCTGAACAAGAAAAGCCACCTGCAGCTTTTATGTTAACAATGCAAGAAAAAGGAGGGAGATTTCCGTGCTGCTGACGCACGTCTTCCGACCAAGTTTTGATGATTGGATAAAATTTGCTCTTAGTTTAGCGCATGGAGGCTTTGAAAAAGGAAGCACATTTTTCCTGTTTTTTTACATCGTTTTCGCTTTGTTTCCGGCATGTTGTGCTTTTTCGCGGTTTTCCGTAATAATAGAAATAGGTTGTGCAGTTTATCGTTTCTGACGGGAAAAACGCCGATCGTCTTTATTACAATATGGAAATGAAAAAGGAGAAGCGAGATGCAAACATGGAAACGGCGAGCGAAGGAGCTGAAGCGAGAATTATTTGTGTTGTATTTAGCGTATAAAGACCGGCGGATTTCTTGGCTGTTGCGGTTGTTTACGCTGTGTGTCGTCGCTTATGCCTTCAGTCCGGTTGATCTGATTCCCGATTTTGTCCCGGTTTTCGGGTATCTCGATGATTTGCTTCTTGTTCCTCTCGGCATTTTTCTCGCTTTAAAATGGATGCCGAAGGAGGTTATCGATGAGTACCGTGCTCAAGCGGCGGAATTGGCGAAAAAAGAAAAGCCAAAAAATTGGTTTGTGGGCGGATTGATCATTGTTTTGTATGTGGCGCTGTTCGTTTGGTTATTTCCGTTTTTCGTTGAACGGTTTATAGATTGAAATTAGTTGTGATACATTAATGGTGAACAAACGAAAAGGAGTTTTAGGTATGGCGATTTTGAAAAACGACTGGGCTCCATTGCTTGAAGAAGAGTTTCGCAAGCCGTATTACATAAAGCTGCGTGAATTTTTGAAGGAAGAATATCGCACGCGAACGATTTACCCGGATATGTATGATATTTTTAATGCGCTCCATTATACCCCGTATTCGCAAGTGAAAGTCGTGATTTTAGGGCAAGACCCGTACCACGGGCCGGGGCAGGCG
Protein-coding regions in this window:
- a CDS encoding DUF3147 family protein; translation: MFALVKIVVSAIIIGGVTEAARRYPAFGGVIAALPLVSLLSLFWLYFQGEEIRILSKFIDGVLWGLPATAFLLFVIGLCFKASFPFSLSVALGIVGWGMFLMIQNILFKNM
- a CDS encoding sucrose-specific PTS transporter subunit IIBC; amino-acid sequence: MNYEHIAKQLISLLGGKENLISAAHCATRLRLVLKDDKKADTKAIESIEGVKGAFSSSGQYQIIFGTGVVNKVYDAFVKEAGLQHISTAVHQEAIKQKMNPLARLAKTLSNIFVPIIPAIVASGLLMGLLGMMKAFKWVAPDSPWYVLLDMFSSAAFIILPILIGFSAAKEFGGTPFLGAVIGGIMTHPALLNPWGLAEAKPEYMHFLGFDIAMVGYQGTVIPILLATYVMCKIERGLRKIVPHAVSLLVVPFVTVIFTGFITILAIGPLGNLLGDGITTVLNFIYHYGGALAGLVFGGLYSMIVITGVHHSFHAIEANLLAKLGVNYLLPIWSMANVAQGGAGLAVFVKAKRAKTKEVALPSALSAFLGITEPVIFGVNLKYRKPFIAAAIGGALGGAYVVFTNVVANAYGLTGIPMIAIVAPEGMQNLVNYLVGFAIAVVSAFIATLLLGFREEE
- a CDS encoding glycine--tRNA ligase, encoding MSVTMEQIVAHAKHRGFVFPGSEIYGGLANTWDYGPLGTELKNNIKRAWWKKFVQESPYNVGLDAAILMNPKTWEASGHLGNFNDPMIDCKQCKARHRADKLIESALEEKGIEMVVDGLPFEKMEELIKEHNIACPECGSHDFTNIRQFNLMFKTYQGVTESSANEIYLRPETAQGIFVNFKNVQRTMRKKLPFGIAQIGKSFRNEITPGNFTFRTREFEQMELEFFCKPGEELKWFDYWKQFCKQWLLSLGMKEENIRLRDHTKEELSHYSNATTDIEYKFPFGWGELWGIASRTDYDLKQHMEYSGEDFRYIDQETNERYIPYCIEPSLGADRVTLAFMIDAYDEEELEDGTTRTVMRLHPALAPYKAAVFPLSKKLAEGARNIFADLSKHFMVDYDETGSIGKRYRRQDEIGTPFCITYDFDSEQDGMVTVRDRDTMEQVRIPISQLKSFLEEKVQF
- a CDS encoding glycosyltransferase family 2 protein — encoded protein: MNSFVSVVIPTYNRPYPLAELLESLNRQTYHHFEVVVVNDGGERVDDIIALYPELDVHLIHCRGNVGHVEARNIGVKAAKGELIMLCDDDDLLLPCHMEQMVAEISDVDFVYSDVEIFHYRTENGQRIPTDRFLFAYEYDREAMRKFSTYVPSGSLYRKLIHDHIGYFDPGVHHYWDWDFFLRVSGSFRVKRVATASVLYAFSDAGNNLSRRMDDKRRMYLNRLSEKHGLGNLPMKNFWLLLDEPEVKKRRAESKIVWDGEPIISRLWHLKHHS
- a CDS encoding MFS transporter produces the protein MSRQTISQRKLLGVAGLGWMFDAMDVGMLSFIIAALQKDWGLSAKQMGWIGSVNSIGMAAGALLFGLLADRIGRKNVFIITLLLFSIGSGLSALTTTLAAFLVLRFLIGMGLGGELPVASTLVSESVPAHERGKAVVLLESFWAVGWLLSAFISYFVIPTYGWQTALLLATIPALYALYLRWGLPDSPRFTSAHKEKTVWNNIAKVWSSAYRKETFMLWVLWFCVVFSYYGMFLWLPSVMVMKGFSLIKSFEYVLLMTLAQLPGYFSAAWLIERMGRKFVLITYLIGTAVSAYFFGNADSLALLMTSGILLSFFNLGAWGALYAYTPELYPTSVRGTGAGMAAAFGRIGGVLGPLFVGYFVGNGLTVTAIFAVFCLSIFVGVIAVWALGKETKQRELA
- a CDS encoding M20/M25/M40 family metallo-hydrolase, producing MKWQTPQQLKQLLCRLVEYPSISGTEAEISIAKFIAEQLRAIDYFRGNNEFVQLHPTGDGRYFVTALVKKAEQVRDTVVLISHFDVVDVQDYGMWKDAAFSPEELTKRFYEQKQQLPSSVQADLEKGEWLFGRGVMDMKCGLALHMSLIEQACHGAFAGNLLLLTVPDEEANSVGMRAAAPVLVEMAEKYELTYRLVINSEPMFARYPGDKTNYIYTGSIGKALPGFYCYGKETHVGEPFAGLNANFMVAQIASELELNTDFCEVFDGEASPPPTSLLQTDLKEEYSVQIPHRAVALFNLFLQQKPLDDVTDSLIAAAKRAAKRIEKHYDSEASRFAKFETSVPKPILINVFTFAELRKKAVDMFGSKKVEQLEASVLSMEAAKDDREKTITLVDRLAMLCKDFAPMIVLFYAPPYYPAVSSGSDPFVQRLVAKLQKYAQEKHGILLVRQHYFPGISDLSYVGLQQSFASLQTLTENMPIWDCGYQLPLDALAKWDVPMLNIGPIGRDAHQWTERLNVRFAFKELKEWLEYIVGETFVK
- a CDS encoding YkvA family protein, producing MQTWKRRAKELKRELFVLYLAYKDRRISWLLRLFTLCVVAYAFSPVDLIPDFVPVFGYLDDLLLVPLGIFLALKWMPKEVIDEYRAQAAELAKKEKPKNWFVGGLIIVLYVALFVWLFPFFVERFID
- a CDS encoding sucrose-6-phosphate hydrolase translates to MKSEKEQQLIEQAYAEMKKYRDMVEKDYYRLHYHLMPPVGLMNDPNGLIHWNGVYHVFYQWMPFHTGHGAKFWGHYTSCDLVHWKQEKIALAPSEWFDKNGCYSGSAIDNDGVLTLFYTGNVKDEYGNRQTYQCMAMSKNGIDFEKKGVVVTLPDGYTAHFRDPKVWKKDKNWYMIVGAQSNSLDGRAVLFRSKNLFDWEYLGAIAGGNLNQLGDFGYMWECPDLFELDGQEVLLVCPQGLKAEGMKYHNVHQSGYFVGCLDYETAQFFHGAFTELDRGFEFYAPQTMLDEKGRRILIAWMGVPDQDEDKHPTVAHRWVHALTLPRELKLKDGKIYQKPVEELQMLRKDKIAYSGVTIANEEIMLEGINGDVIELYLENIHLLGDMEIVIRSEVRLIYHSGERVLTLERKSFANGLTEKRQCYLEYLHSLHMFLDTSSIEVFVNGGEEVFTARFFPHKNNQTISFAANGQLVFDIEKWSL
- a CDS encoding MarR family winged helix-turn-helix transcriptional regulator, with product MQIDDVIEMINEQWTDIYYLLHYVHEDHITHQAVRLLQYIEKNKEATIGDLAKHLAVSHNTASEHIKRLIKKGLVVKRRSSVDERKVFVVLTEEGRRVLYRHTRLDKDKLKKIFKQLDPLDIELIQKAFSILSEGARKCLR